The following are encoded in a window of Procambarus clarkii isolate CNS0578487 chromosome 33, FALCON_Pclarkii_2.0, whole genome shotgun sequence genomic DNA:
- the LOC138370761 gene encoding uncharacterized protein translates to MAAPQPVLRLLPACPAAAPQPVLRLLPACPAAAPSLSCGCSQPVLRLLPACPAAAPQPVLRLLPACPAAAPSLSCGCSQPVLRLLPASPAAAPQPLLRLLLSLSSGCSQPVLRLLLSLSCGCSSACPAAAPQPVLRLLLSLSCGCSSACPAAAPSLSCGCSSACPAAAPSLSSGCSQPVLRLLPACPAAAPQPVQRPLLSLSCGCSPACPAAAPQPILRLLPSLSCGCSPACPAAAPQPVLRPLLSLSCGCSQPVLRLLLSLSCGCSSACPAAAPSLSCGCSSACPAAAPSLSCGCSQPVLRLLPACPAAAPSLSCGCSPACPEAAPQPVLRLLPSLSCGCSPACPAAAPQPVLRLLPSLSCDCSPACPAAAPQPVLRLLPSLSCGCSSACPAAAPQPVLRLLPSLSCGCSPACPAAAPQPVLRLLPSLSCGCSPACPAAAPQPVLRLLPSLSCGCSPACPAAAPQPVLRLLPACPAAAPAGVFEYNMRVCAAGLGRLLSVLEESTTTQDQEEVKLRTEAAEEVKLRTEAAEEVKLRTEATEEVKLRTEATEEVKLRTEATEEVKLRTEATEEVKLRTEATEERQTRTQDTEEVKLRTEATEEVKPGLKTRRKSNSGLKIRRKCKPGLRTRKKSNQDSSPQTFPPQTCSALELSRHRLAQPWNFPATDLSSLGTSPPQTCSALELPRHRLTQPWHFPATDLLSLGTSPPQAYSALELPRHRLA, encoded by the exons ATGGCCGCTCCTCAGCCTGTCCTGCGGCTGCTCCCAGCCTGTCCTGCGGCTGCTCCTCAGCCTGTCCTGCGGCTGCTCCCAGCCTGTCCTGCGGCTGCTCCCAGCCTGTCCTGCGGCTGCTCCCAGCCTGTCCTGCGGCTGCTCCCAGCCTGTCCTGCGGCTGCTCCCCAGCCTGTCCTGCGGCTGCTCCCAGCCTGTCCTGCGGCTGCTCCCAGCCTGTCCTGCGGCTGCTCCCAGCCTGTCCTGCGGCTGCTCCCAGCCTCTCCTGCGGCTGCTCCTCAGCCTCTCCTGCGGCTGCTCCTCAGCCTGTCCTCCGGCTGCTCCCAGCCTGTCCTGCGGCTGCTCCTCAGCCTGTCCTGCGGCTGCTCCTCAGCCTGTCCTGCGGCTGCTCCTCAGCCTGTCCTGCGGCTGCTCCTCAGCCTGTCCTGCGGCTGCTCCTCAGCCTGTCCTGCGGCTGCTCCCAGCCTGTCCTGCGGCTGCTCCTCAGCCTGTCCTGCGGCTGCTCCCAGCCTGTCCTCCGGCTGCTCCCAGCCTGTCCTGCGGCTGCTCCCAGCCTGTCCTGCGGCTGCTCCTCAGCCTGTCCAGCGGCCGCTCCTCAGCCTGTCCTGCGGCTGCTCCCCAGCCTGTCCTGCGGCTGCTCCCCAGCCTATCCTGCGGCTGCTCCCCAGCCTGTCCTGCGGCTGCTCCCCAGCCTGTCCTGCGGCTGCTCCTCAGCCTGTCCTGCGGCCGCTCCTCAGCCTGTCCTGCGGCTGCTCCCAGCCTGTCCTGCGGCTGCTCCTCAGCCTGTCCTGCGGCTGCTCCTCAGCCTGTCCTGCGGCTGCTCCCAGCCTGTCCTGCGGCTGCTCCTCAGCCTGTCCTGCGGCTGCTCCCAGCCTGTCCTGCGGCTGCTCCCAGCCTGTCCTGCGGCTGCTCCCAGCCTGTCCTGCGGCTGCTCCCAGCCTGTCCTGCGGCTGCTCCCCAGCCTGTCCTGAGGCTGCTCCCCAGCCTGTCCTGCGGCTGCTCCCCAGCCTGTCCTGCGGCTGCTCCCCAGCCTGTCCTGCGGCTGCTCCCCAGCCTGTCCTGCGGCTGCTCCCCAGCCTGTCCTGCGACTGCTCCCCAGCCTGTCCTGCGGCTGCTCCCCAGCCTGTCCTGCGACTGCTCCCCAGCCTGTCCTGCGGCTGCTCCTCAGCCTGTCCTGCGGCTGCTCCCCAGCCTGTCCTGCGGCTGCTCCCCAGCCTGTCCTGCGGCTGCTCCCCAGCCTGTCCTGCGGCTGCTCCCCAGCCTGTCCTGCGGCTGCTCCCCAGCCTGTCCTGCGGCTGCTCCCCAGCCTGTCCTGCGGCTGCTCCCCAGCCTGTCCTGCGGCTGCTCCCCAGCCTGTCCTGCGGCTGCTCCCCAGCCTGTCCTGCGGCTGCTCCCCAGCCTGTCTTGCGGCTGCTCCCAGCCTGTCCTGCGGCAGCTCCTGCAGGCGTCTTCGAGTACAATATGAG AGTCTGCGCCGCGGGCCTGGGGCGCCTGCTCTCAGTCCTGGAGGAATCCACCACGACTCAGGACCAGGAGGAAGTCAAACTCAGGACTGAAGCTGCGGAGGAAGTCAAACTCAGGACTGAAGCTGCGGAGGAAGTCAAACTCAGGACTGAAGCTACGGAGGAAGTCAAACTCAGGACTGAAGCTACGGAGGAAGTCAAGCTCAGGACTGAAGCTACGGAGGAAGTCAAACTCAGGACTGAAGCTACGGAGGAAGTCAAACTCAGGACTGAAGCTACGGAGGAACGGCAAACAAGGACTCAAGACACGGAGGAAGTCAAACTCAGGACTGAAGCTACGGAGGAAGTTAAACCAGGACTCAAGACAAGGAGGAAGTCAAACTCTGGACTCAAGATACGGAGGAAGTGCAAACCAGGACTCAGGACGAGGAAGAAGTCAAACCAGGACTCAAG CCCACAGACTTTCCCGCCGCAGACTTGCTCAGCCTTGGAACTTTCCCGCCACAGACTTGCTCAGCCTTGGAACTTCCCCGCCACAGACTTGAGCAGCCTTGGAACTTCCCCGCCACAGACTTGCTCAGCCTTGGAACTTCCCCGCCACAGACTTACTCAGCCTTGGCACTTCCCCGCCACAGACTTACTCAGCCTTGGAACTTCCCCGCCACAGGCTTACTCAGCCTTGGAACTTCCCCGCCACAGACTTGCTTAG